One window of Rhodococcus qingshengii JCM 15477 genomic DNA carries:
- the istB gene encoding IS21-like element IS1415 family helper ATPase IstB, whose translation MSTPLRTVTSANGDPLAEAIDLTKRLKLPHIRRSLSDIIPTAKAQRWDPAEVVRVLLAEEAAGRDRANLHTRRKRAGFPTGKTFGDWDETKSSIPRATQDALRTLEWVGRRECFCVCGPSGTGKSHFTEALGQAAVEAGLAVSWFTIEDLGALVRRHRADDSIARALTRIIRSDLIIVDDIGLLPVSEDAAEGFYRLVDAAYERRAIAVSSNLHPSGFDEIMPKTLATATVDRLLHHAHVVVTDGDSFRLTEATTGKGVKPFS comes from the coding sequence ATGAGCACCCCTTTGCGCACTGTTACCAGCGCTAACGGCGACCCGTTGGCCGAGGCGATCGACCTGACTAAACGCCTGAAACTGCCCCATATCCGCAGGTCCTTGAGCGATATCATCCCGACCGCGAAAGCCCAACGCTGGGACCCCGCCGAAGTCGTGCGGGTTCTCCTCGCTGAGGAAGCCGCCGGCCGGGACCGGGCGAACCTGCACACTCGCCGCAAACGCGCGGGTTTCCCTACCGGCAAGACCTTCGGCGACTGGGACGAAACGAAATCGTCGATTCCCCGCGCCACCCAGGACGCGCTCCGCACCCTGGAGTGGGTCGGGCGGCGTGAATGTTTCTGCGTCTGTGGGCCTTCGGGAACTGGCAAGTCTCACTTCACCGAGGCACTCGGGCAGGCCGCAGTCGAAGCTGGGCTGGCGGTGTCTTGGTTCACCATCGAAGACCTCGGTGCCCTGGTCCGCCGGCACCGTGCCGACGACTCCATCGCCCGAGCCCTGACGAGGATCATCCGCTCCGACCTGATCATCGTCGACGACATCGGTCTGCTCCCGGTCTCTGAAGACGCCGCCGAAGGATTCTATCGCCTCGTCGACGCTGCCTACGAACGCCGAGCGATTGCCGTCTCGAGCAACCTGCACCCCTCCGGCTTCGACGAGATCATGCCCAAAACATTGGCCACCGCCACCGTTGACCGGCTCCTGCACCATGCGCACGTCGTCGTCACCGACGGCGACTCCTTCCGCCTCACCGAAGCCACCACCGGCAAGGGGGTGAAGCCCTTCAGCTAA
- a CDS encoding SCO6880 family protein, with protein MTAVAETTNDRPLYGSGSVPQRTGIFGLSIWASGFAAVGFLVSLIVGVTSNVLYGFALAAVFAVLIAPLVIRWGHRSMYEVMQLKIQWWKRVATGSTVYRSGPTSRIPGGRYRLPGLLASTTLHVGTDRLGNPFGMIYRRRGAEYTVILECWPGGDEALTTPEKDLMTADWGAYLAGLGLPGDIVAAVAVVESIPATGYRLSLEVEQSIKHSRSELASQIQREAAVEFPSGRSQTLCRLAITFKATTKERRTEPEEMAAELARRLPAAYEDMLNAGVEASPMSAEQIVSFVHRSYNPSAERELEELEILDEPHGIDWEDAGPASALTKWDHYRHNGVVSVVYEMKAPPESVFTDEVLKPLLRPHDDLDRKRLTIVYRPFSAGDATKQVNREHKDARAAVNQKSGLVSAAAEMRVETTEQARQEQVRGAGLVRYSALMTITCATATEVPNASSILESLSARAMLKLVRAYGMQDAAFAAGLGVGVLLGDHTTTSKIARNG; from the coding sequence ATGACCGCCGTGGCAGAGACGACGAACGACCGCCCGCTGTACGGATCGGGTTCGGTTCCGCAGCGGACCGGCATTTTCGGTTTGTCGATCTGGGCATCGGGCTTCGCCGCAGTCGGCTTCTTGGTCTCGCTGATCGTGGGCGTGACGTCAAACGTTCTGTACGGCTTCGCGTTGGCTGCCGTGTTCGCGGTGCTGATCGCTCCCTTGGTGATCCGGTGGGGTCATCGCTCTATGTACGAGGTGATGCAGTTGAAGATTCAGTGGTGGAAGCGTGTTGCTACAGGTTCGACGGTCTACCGGTCGGGGCCGACTTCGCGGATTCCCGGGGGCCGCTACCGCCTTCCTGGTCTGTTGGCGTCGACGACGCTTCATGTGGGCACGGATCGGTTGGGCAATCCGTTCGGAATGATCTACCGGCGCCGCGGCGCCGAGTACACGGTGATCCTCGAATGCTGGCCCGGTGGAGACGAAGCGTTGACGACGCCGGAAAAGGATCTGATGACCGCCGACTGGGGCGCATACCTGGCTGGTTTGGGTCTTCCCGGCGACATCGTCGCAGCGGTAGCAGTCGTCGAATCCATCCCGGCGACGGGATACCGGCTCTCACTTGAAGTCGAACAGTCCATCAAGCACTCCCGTTCGGAGCTTGCCTCGCAGATCCAACGCGAAGCGGCGGTCGAGTTCCCCTCGGGACGGTCACAAACCCTGTGCCGCTTGGCGATCACCTTCAAAGCCACGACGAAGGAACGGCGCACCGAGCCGGAAGAGATGGCTGCCGAGCTGGCCCGTCGTCTCCCCGCCGCGTACGAGGACATGCTCAACGCCGGTGTCGAAGCCTCCCCGATGTCGGCCGAACAGATCGTCTCCTTCGTGCACCGCAGCTACAACCCGTCCGCGGAGCGTGAACTCGAGGAACTCGAGATCCTCGACGAGCCCCACGGAATCGACTGGGAGGACGCCGGCCCGGCGTCTGCGCTCACGAAATGGGATCACTACCGCCACAACGGCGTCGTGTCAGTGGTGTACGAAATGAAGGCACCGCCGGAGTCTGTGTTCACCGACGAGGTCCTCAAGCCGCTGCTGCGGCCGCACGACGACCTCGATCGGAAACGTCTCACGATCGTGTATCGGCCGTTCTCGGCGGGAGATGCGACCAAGCAGGTGAACCGGGAGCACAAAGACGCACGTGCGGCAGTGAATCAGAAGTCGGGCTTGGTCTCCGCGGCCGCAGAGATGCGCGTCGAAACCACCGAGCAGGCCCGTCAGGAACAGGTCCGCGGTGCCGGTCTGGTGCGGTACTCGGCTCTGATGACGATCACTTGCGCTACGGCGACAGAGGTGCCGAATGCGTCCTCGATCCTCGAATCGCTCTCCGCCCGAGCGATGTTGAAGCTGGTTCGCGCATACGGAATGCAAGATGCCGCGTTCGCGGCAGGTCTCGGTGTCGGGGTGCTGTTGGGCGATCACACCACCACCTCGAAGATCGCCCGCAACGGCTGA